Within the Deinococcus carri genome, the region CCAGCAGCACCTGCGGAAAGGGAATGCTCGCGAACTGGTGCCAGGAGGTCAGCACGAACACCAGCCGCGCGCCCACCAGCCCCCAGATGATCATCCACAGGATCATGTCGTTGAAGAGGTTCACGTTCAGGCCGCGCTCGCGGGCCAGCCGGGTGCCCACCCACACACCCGCCACGATGCCCAGCGTGATCAGCACGCCATACCAGGCAATCGTGAAATTGCCGATCTGAAGGAATACCGGATCCATAAGTCCTGCGCAGTCTATGCCCTTTGTGACCCCCGGCACCCGGCAAGAAAAAACCCGGCCCCGGAGAGCCGGGCCGGGCGGGGGAGGAAGGGGTCAGGCCCCGATGGCAGGCACGTCTTCGGCCGGGACCACCCGGAACGCGCGCGAGAGCAGCACGCCCAGCTCATAGAGCGCGTAGAGCGGCACGGCGACCAGCAGCATGCTGCCGGGGTCGGGGGTCGGCGTGATGATGGCGGCGAACAGCATGATGCCTACCAGGGCAAAGCGCCAGGCCTTGCGCAGCATCAGGTGGTTCACCAGGCCGATGCGGGTGAGGATGATCGCCAGGATCGGCAGCTCGAAGGCAAGGCCAAAGGCCACCAGAAAGGTCGTGACGGTGCCGATGTAGCTGCCCAGGCTGAGAATCGGCGTGACCGCCCCGCCCAGGAAGTCCAGCAGGAACTTGACCATGCTGGGCAGCACCAGCGTGTAGCCGAACGCCGCGCCCAGCAGGAACGACAGCCCTGCCCCGATGATGAAGGGCAGCGACCAGCGCCGCTCGTGCGGGTACAGCCCCGGCGCGATAAAGGCCCACAGCTGCCACAGGATGAAAGGCAGGGCCAGCGCCAGGCCCGCCCAGAACGACAGGTTGATGCTGAGCATGAACTGGTCGGTGAGGTTCAGCGTGACCAGTTGCACCTTGTCCTGCTGGTACAGGACCGAATAGCGCAGCGGTCCCTTGATCAGCTCGATCAGTTGCAGGCGGTACTGAAAGGCTGCGGCCATCCCGACCGTCAGGAAGACCAGGCTGATGATGATGCGCTTCCGCAGCTCTTCGAGGTGATCGAGCAGCGGCGCGCTCTTGAGGTCCTGTCCCTGCGTCATGCTCCGGCCAGCCTTACGCGCGGTGGTCGCGCTCGGTGACGGTTTCCACTACGCGCCCGTCGGCCGAGCGGGTCACCTCGGTGGTCACGGTGGTCTGCGGGTCGAGGGGGCGGGCGGGCACGTCCGTCACCACGACCTCCTTCACATCGGGGCCGGCGGGGTCGCGGACCTCCTTCTTGAATTCCTTGATGCCCTGGCCCATGCCCTTGCCGAGTTCGGGCAACTTGCGCGCCCCGAAGATCAGGGCGATCACGACGACGATCAGAATCAGTTCCAGCGGTCCGAGTCCCAACATGCCTTCCTCCTTGAGAGATCCGCGCCAGGGGCGGGAAGGAGCCTCTCGTGTCTGCCTGCTTTCAGCCTAGCGCCCCCGAGTGAGGCGCACCGCCTGCCTCATCACAGGTCCTGCTACCTGTGTGTATGCGGTCCTGCACCGTTCGGATCGGCCCCATTCCATAGCGTTTCTTCATGGACTTCCGGCCTGGGAGGGCGGGCAGGGAAGGCCTGACCGTCAGGCAACCGGAACCAGATGGGGTACCGAGCCGTTCGACGGTTTGACCGTTCGACCCCTCCTGTGTGCCGCTCGCAGGAGGCCCCCTCAGATGCTCCAGCCGCCGTCCACCAGCACCTCCTGCCCGGTGATGTACCCGGCCTCGCAGGTGGCGAGAAAGGCGACGGCCGCACCCACCTCGTTGGGCTGCCCGAAGCGGCGGGCGGGAATGCGCTGCTGGAGCCGCTCGGCCTCGGCGGGGTTGCTGTGCAGTGCCCGGAGCCGCTCGGTGGCCGTGTAGCCGGGCGCAACCGTGTTGCAGGTCACGCCGTCGGAGGCGACCTCCAGCGCCAGGGTGCGCAGGTAGTTGGTCACGCCCGCCCGCAGCGCGTTGCTGACCGGCAGGGTGGGCGCGGGCCGCCCCACGGTCAGGCTGGTGACGGCGATGATGCGGCCCCACCCCCGCTCGCGCATGCCCGGCAGCACGGCCTCTGCCAGCCGCACGGTCGAGAGAAAGGTCACGTCGAAGCCCCGCTGCCAGGCCTCCTCCGTGACCTGGCTGGGCAGGCTGGGGGGCGGCCCGCCCGCGTTGCTGACCAGAATATCTACCGGCCCCGCCGCCCTCGCGGCCTCCACCGCTGCGCGCACGCCCTCCGGTGTGCCCACGTCGGCCACCACGCAGCGCGCCCCCAGGGCGTCGGCGGCCGTCCGTAGCGCCGCTTCCCCCCGCGCGGCGACCGTCACGTGTGCGCCCAGCCGCACCAGGGCGTGCGCCGCCGCCAGCCCGATACCCCGGCTGGCCCCGGTGACCAGCGCGTGTTTGCCGTCCAGTCTGAAGAGGGTCATGGGCCAGGGTAATACGGATTCCGCGGTATGAAGCAACAAGCGGGAAAGCACCACAAGGCGGCTCCATACCGCAGAATCCGTCCTTTCTCCGGCTCGCCTCGCTCGGGTTCGAGGTTTATCTGTCCACCTTTCCAGTGGAGTCCGTAGAACAGGCCGTAGAACAGGCGCAGGGCGCGGCTGACGCTGTTCCCGCCGTCTGCCGCCGCAGGGTTGCCCCCCCACTCGCTACACTCAGCCCATGACCTCTTCTGGCCCTGAAGGCATTCCCCCCTACGAGTTCCGGCAGACGCTCGGGCGCTTTGCCAGCGGCGTGACCATCATCACGGCCACGGACGGCCAGGAGCGGCGGGGTATGACGGCCAGCGCCTTCGTGTCGGTCAGCCTGACGCCCCCGCTGGTGCTGGTGAGCGTGGACCACCGCGCCCATATGCACGCCCTGCTCTCGGAAGCCGAGGTCACGCGCTTCGGCGTGAGCGTGCTGAGCAGCGCCCAGCGTCACCTGAGCGACCACTTCGCCGGACGCCCCGGCCCCGAGGAAGCCGTGCCCTGGTTCGACCACGAGGGCCTGCCCCTGATCGGCGGCAGCGTCGCCCAGCTGGTGTGCCGCAAGGAGCAGGTCATTCCCGCCGGCGACCACACCCTCTACCTGGGCTTCGTGGAGTACGCCCGCTACACGGACGACGACCCGCTGCTGTATTTCCGCGGGCAGTACCACGAGCTGGGGTAGAGGTGAGGTGCGCGGGATGCAGTGTGCAGTGCGCGGGAGAGACGAACGGCGTACCACGTACCGCGCACCGCGTACCCTCCTTCCATGCCCCCCTTCCTTCTCCAGCTTCTGATTGCCCTGGCGCTGGTCGGCCTGACCTTTGCCGTGTCGTACCCGCTGGAGGTGGGGGGTGGGCGGAGCGTGGACATGCTGGACGCCTTCCTGCTGGTGTTCGCGCTGGTCAACCTGCGCTTGAGCTGGGGTGCGGCGAACCTGGCGAACGGGGGCCGCGCGCCTGCCTGGTTCGTGCTGGTGGGGCTGCTGACGGCGGCGCTGATCACCTACGCGATGATGGGGGCACTGACGCCGCGCTGACGGCTGTGGGCCGGGTGCCGTCGAGGTTCTGCGCGGCCCGTTCGAGCGCGGCGTAGGCCCCGCCACGGGCACGCAGGGTGGCGGGCGGGCCGTCCTCGACCACCCGTCCGCCGGCCAGCACAAGCACCCGGTCGGCCCCACGGGCCAGGCTCAGGCGGTGGGTCACGATCAGGGCGGTGCGCCCGCGCATCAGTTCATCCAGCGCGACGACCACCAGGGCCTCGCTCTCGGCGTCCACGGCGCTCGTCGGCTCGTCGAGCAGCAGCACGGCAGGCCGGGCGAGCAGCGTCCGCGCGATGGCGAGGCGCTGGCGCTGGCCCCCCGACAGCCGCACGCCGCGCTCGCCCACCACGGTGCCCAGCCCCTCCGGCAGCGCCCGCACGAAGTCCAGCGCGTGGGCGGCCTTCAGGGCGGCCTCGACCTCCGCCAGGCTCGCATCGGGCCGCGCGTAGCGCACGTTTTCCAGCACCGTGTCGTGAAAGAGGAAGGTGTCCTGCGGCATGGTGACGGCGTGGGAACGCAGGCTCTCCAGCGTCACGTCGCGCACGTCCACCCCGTCGAGCGTGACCCGCCCGGAGAGGGGGTCGTAGCCGCGCGTGACCAGCGACAGCAGGGTGCTTTTGCCCGCGCCCGATTCGCCCAGAATCGCCACCCGCTGCCCTGCCGGGATGGTCAGCGTCACGTCCCGCAGCACGGGCCGGGCGGGGTCGTAGCCGAAGGTCACGTCCTCGAAACGCAGCTCGCCGCGCACGGGTTCGGGGAGGGGGCGCGCGCCGGGACGCTCGGTGACAGCCACGGGCGCGTCCAGTACCTCGAAGACCCGGCGGCCGCTCGCCTCGGCCCGTTGCAGCAGGTCGCCGATATTCACCAGGTCGTCGATGGGGCCGTAGAAATAGCGCCCGTAGCCGCGGTAGGCCAGCAGCCCGCCCAGCGTGAACTGCCCGGCCATGATCAGCCACGCGCCACCCCCCAGCATGATCACGTTCCCCAGGTTCGCCACGAAGCGGGCCAGCGGAAAGGCCCGGTTTCGTAGCGCCACCGCCCGCACCTGCTCGGCGTAGAGCGCCTGCCCCAGCGCCTCGACGCGGCGTGTTTCCGCCCCCTCGCGCGCGAAGCCCTGCACCACCCGGATGCCCCCCAGGCGGTCGGTGATCAGTGCCGAGAGGTCGCCCAGGCGGGTCCGCGCCGCGCGGTAGGCGGGCCGCACCGTCTGCCCGTAGCGGCGCAGCATCAGGGCAACCGCCAGCATGGGCAGCGTGACCAGCACTCCCAGCAGGGGTTGCAGCGCGATGAAGATGCCGATCACCCCCACGATCCGCAGCGCGTTCGCCAGCACCGCGTCCGTGCCGCGCACCAGCACGTCCTGAAGGCCGTCCACGTCGCCCGTCACCCGCGCGATCAGGTCCCCGGTGCGCTGCGTCTCGAAGTACGCCGCCGACTGCCCTTGAAGCTTGCGGTAGACGCTCAGCCGCAGGTCCAGCGTGAGCTGCTGCCCCGCCCGCTCCAGCAGCAGGCCCCGCCACGCCGACAGCAGTTGTTGCACGGCGAACACCCCGACCAGCAGGGCGAGCTGCCCCCCGATAAAGCGCCAGTCGCGCGCCGGCAGGCCACGGTCCACCACCCGGCTCCACACCAGTGGCGGGTACAGCTCGGCCACCACGCTGCCCACCAGCAGTGCCAGCCCCAGCAGGACCGTGCGGCGGTAGGGCATCAGCAGCCCATACAGGCGGCGGAGCACTGGCGGGGCGGCGGGGTCAGCCGGTGGGGCAGTCACCCGCGCAGGCTAGCTCCCCGCTCACGGTCAGACGGCGAGGGGGCACTCTATGCTGCCCCCATGACTGCCCCCGCTTCCCCCACTGACGGCCGCCCGACCGATGAGCGCGTGCCCGTCATCGTCATCGGCGGCTTTCTGGGGGCGGGCAAGACCACGCTGGTCAACCACCTGATCCGTTCGCTACCCCACCGCCTGGGGGTCATCGTCAACGAGTTCGGGCAGACGGGTGTGGACGGTGGCCTGGTCGAGCGTTTGCAGGACGACGTGACCGAACTCGCGGCGGGTTGCCTGTGCTGCACGGGCCGCGACGACCTGCTGCGCGCGCTCGTGACCATTAGTCTGCGGGAGCGGAAGCCCGACGCCGTGCTGGTCGAACTCAGCGGCGTGGCAGACCCCACCCCGGTGCTGACCACGCTGCTGGACCGCTCCGTCCGCGCGGCCTTCCGCGTGACCACCCTTGTCGCGGTGGTGGATGCCCGCCACGTCCTCCAGACCCTGCGTGACCACCCGGAAGCCGCGCGGCAACTCGCCTACGCGAACGTCATCGTGCTGAACAAGACCGACCTGGCCGACCCGGTGCTGCTCGACCACGCCGAGGGGGTGCTGCGCGGCGTGAACCCCCTGGCGCGCGTGGTGCGGGTGGAGCGGGCGCAACTCGACGCCGATGCCCTCCTCGCCCGCGACGACTTCGACCCCCGGGTGCTGGACGGGGCCGAACCCACGGCGCACACCCCCGGCCTGACCTCCTTCACCCTGCGCGCCGCCTCGCCCCTCGACCCCTACCGCTGGCAGCGCTTCATGACCGACTTCATCCTCTCGCGCCCCGCCGAGGTGCTGCGGGTGAAGGGCTTCCTGAGCCTGCACGGCTACCCCCAGCGGGTGCTGTTCCAGGCGGTACGCGACCTCTTCACCGCCGACGCCTGGGACGAGGCGGACGGACAGACCGAACTGGTCTTCATCGGGCGGGGGCTGGAGCGGGCAGAGTACGCGGCGGCGTTCGCGGAGTGCGTGACGGAAACGGAGCCGGCGTAAGCGTCTGCCTTATCCTCCCCCCATGACCCTGCACCCCGACCTGCACCTGCCCACCCCCGACGAACTGGACCGCCTGACCCCGGAGGAACTCGCCGGGCGGCTGAGCGGCCTCTCGGGCACGCTGGGCGAACGCCTGGGCATCCAGCTTCTGACGGCTGGCCGCGAGCGCCTGACCGCCCGGATGCCGGTGGAGGGCAACCGCCAGCCCGCCGGGCGGCTGCACGGCGGCGCGAGCCTCGCCCTGGCCGAGGAACTCGCCAGCATCGGCACCTGGCTGAATCTGGACGTGCGCCGTCAGGTGGGCGTCGGCGTGGACGTGAGCGGCACCCACGTGCGCGGCGTGACCGGCGGTTTCGTCACCGCCGAGGCGAACCTCGCCTACCGCGGCCGCACGGTGATGGTCTGGACGGTGGAAGTGCAGGACGAACGCGGAAGGACGACGACCCTGGCGCGGTGTACCTGCAATGTGGTGACGCATGCAGGAGGCTGAAGGCCGAAAGCGGATGGCAGAAGGCTGACCAACGCTTTTGGCCTTCAGCCATTTGCCATCAGCCTTCTGCCTCCCCGAAGCCCGCCAGTGCCCCCGGCTCCAGCAACCAGTCGTCCTCCCGCTTTTGCGCCTGTCCGGCCTGGGCCATGCGGTTGAGTTCGGCCTCCACCCGCTGCCCCACGCGGCGCAGGGGCATGTCGTCCGCGCCCTCCACGCCGCGCCAGGTCAGGAAGGCGCGGTGAAAGGCGGGCAGGGCGTCCAGGCCCACGCGGGTTTCGAGGTCACGCCAGGAGAGGGGAGAGGCGGTCATGGTCCCCGTTCTACCCTGCCCCCGCCCCACGTACAATGGCCGGCATGACGGACGCCGCCTCTCCTGACGGTGCTGGCCCGAATGGCGCTGGCCCCGACCTGCCCCCGGAGCTTGCCCGGCACCTGGAGGCGCTGGGCGGGCAACTGGTCTGGCGCATCGGCAAGGACGAGCTGAGCGACGACGTGGTGGTGCGGCTGGGGTACGCCTCGGCCACCCCCCGCTTCGCGCACCTGCCCCGGCTGCGCAGCGTGGCCGACACCGAGTTGCAGGCGGCCCTCAGCGAAAACCGCGTGGTGATCGAATGGGTGGACTGATTCCGGCGTGGTGATCGAGGCGCAGCAGAGCTTTACCCTCACCCATCCCGGCGGGCGGGCGGCGGCGCTGGCGTTCGTGCGGGACGCGGGGGCGGCCCTCTCCCGCGTCCGCTTCCTGCGTGACCTGCGCGGCGACCGCGAGGGCGTGACCGGCGAACTGGTCGTGCCCGTTCCCGTGCTGGGCGAGGTGGACCTGCCCTTTCGCAGCCGCCTGACCGTCACGCCGGACGGCGCGGCCCTCACGCCCGAACCCCTGGCCGGCGAGCGGGCCTGGGTGGAGGTGGCCGGCCAAGCCGGCGTGGATGAGGTCGGGGCCGTCACCTTCCACTTCCATTTCCGCGCCCACCTCACGCTGCCCCAGGCCGAGGGCTGGGGTGGGGCCGCCTTCGAGAAGATGGTGCGGGCGGCGGCGGGGCGCACGCTGGAGCGTGTGGCGGGCGAGTTGCCGGTCGGGATCGGGGCGGCGATGGGGGCGGGGCGGGGACAACCGTAGAGCGGAAAGCCTGGACTATTCGGCCCCACGTGGAGACAGCCACACATGTGTGGCGAGGGTCCCCAGAACGCTTGCCACCTGTTCACGAATGGCGGCATCGGCAATCAGCCCCTCCGCGCCGATGCTCTGCCGCGCCACCGGAATCCGGGTGCAGGCGGCCTCGACAATGACCGTGCCTGTGTAGCCAAGGACGCGGCGCAGGGAGGCGTGGGCATCCGCGGCCCCGGTAGGCGAGGCCGTCCCGGCGGCATTGATCCAGGCTGCGGGCATGCAGTAGGTTTCTCCCCCGCCCACGGTCCAGTCCAGCAGGTTCTTGAACGACCCCGGAAGTGCCCCGGCGTACTCGGGGGTCGAGAACAGCAGGGCATCTGCCGCTGCGAGGGCCGCCCGCAGGTCACGAACGGCGGGATGGAGGGAGCCTTGGTCATCGTCGGGGTTGAAATGCGGCAGTTGTCCCAGGCCCGTATAGAGTACGGCGTTGACGCCCATAGGGGCGACCGCCTGCGCCGTTTGCAGCAGCGCGGTGTTGGTTGACCCAGCCCGCAAGCTGCCCGAAATCATCAGGATGGTCACGGGGTTCATGGAGGCCCAGCCTAACGCTCCCCGTCCCGCATCGCTGCCTTTCGTCCTTTCGCCGGGCGGGGCGGGTGGAGTAGGCTGCCCCTGTCCCGCCCTCACGCGAGCGGCGGACCGTGTGGGGACCGCAGCGACATCCCTCTCCAGGTGGTTCTGTGAGACGCCCCCCCGCGCGTGCAAGGAGCGAAGATGCGGAAGTTTTACACGTCGGAGTCGGTCTCGGAAGGCCACCCGGACAAGCTGGCGGATTTCATCTCGGACTCGCTGCTCGACGAGTTTCTGCGGCAGGAACCCGGAAGCCGCGTGGCGGTCGAGACGCTGCTGACCACCGGCATGGCGGTCGTGGCGGGCGAGGTGTCGGCGCGTGACGCGCGGGTGGACGTGCAAAAAACAGTGCGCGACGCCGTGATGAAGGTGGGCTACACCCGCGCCAACTACGGCTTCGACGCCGAGTACAGCGCCGTGCTGGTGTCCATCCACGAACAGAGTCCGGAAATCGCCGGGGGCGTGAACTTCTCCGAGGAATGGCGCGGGATGAGCGAGGAGGAACGCGCCCGCCCCGAGAATGCCTACAGCCGCATCGGCGCGGGCGACCAGGGCCTGATGTTCGGCTACGCGACCGACGAGACGCCCGAGCTGATGCCGCTGCCCATCAGCCTCGCGCACCGGCTCACGCGCCGCCTGGCCGAGCTGCGCAAGGCGGGCACGCTGCCCTACCTGCGCCCCGACGCCAAGGCCCAGGTGACGGTGGTGCGCGACGGCGAGCCGCACGAGGCGACCGAGACGTTCGTGGACACCATCGTTATCAGCACCCAGCACAGCGAGGGCGTGACGCAGGAGCAAATCGCGGCGGACATGCTCGAACACGTCATCCGCCCGGTGATTCCCGCCGAACTGCTCACCTCCGGCACCAACTACTTCATCAACCCCAGCGGCCGCTTCGTGATTGGTGGGCCGCACGGCGACACCGGCCTGACCGGGCGCAAGATCATCGTGGACACCTACGGCGGCGCGGTGCCCCACGGCGGCGGGGCCTTCTCCGGCAAGGACCCCACGAAGGTGGACCGTTCGGCGGCCTACTACGCCCGCTACATCGCCAAGAACATCGTGGCGGCGGGGCTGGCGCGGCGGGCGCTGGTCGAGGTGGCCTACGCCATCGGGCGCGCGCATCCCGTGTCCTTGCGGGTGGACACCTACGGCACCGGCACCGTCAGCGACGAGCGCCTGGCCGAACTGGTGCGCGAACACTTCGACGCCCGCCCCCAGGCCATCATCGCGGAGCTGGACCTCCAGCGGCCCATCTACGCCCAGACCGCCGCCTACGGTCACTTCGGCCGCCCCGAGTTCCCCTGGGAGCAGACGGACAAGGCAGAAGTGCTGCGCCGCGCCGCCGGGGAGCTGAAGCAGGAAGCCTGACGCCCTGAAGTGGGGAGGCCGGGGAGTGGGTGCCCCGGCCTCTGTCGTGTGGCTGTCACGCTGCTTGCGATTCAGGCACCGGTGAGCTATGAGCCGTGAGCTATGAACCAGCACGTAGGGAGCCTGCGCTTTGGCGTCAGCCATCTTTTTCATAGCCCATAGCTCACCGCTTTGCCCCGGCCCTCAGCCTTCCGCCTTCTGCCCTCTGCCTTCTTCCCGCTCGGCGTACACGTCCGCGAACATGCGCCGCAGGGCCGCCGCGCTCGCCCGCGGCACCATCTCGCTGATGTCGCCGCCGTAGCTGGCGATTTCCTTGACCATCGTGGAGCTGACAAAGCTCCAGCGGGTCGCGGCCATGATGAACACCGTCTCCACCTCGCCAATCTGCCGGTTGAGGTGGGCGATCTGGAGTTCGTACTCGTAGTCGCTCACCGCGCGCAGGCCCCGGATGATGATGCCTTTTTGCTGCTGGCGCATGTAGTCCACCAGCAGGCCGCTGAAGCTGTCCACGCTGACGTTCGGCAGGTGCGCGGTGGCCTCGTGCAGGGTTGCCAGCCGTTCCTCCAGGGTGAACAGGTGGCGGCCCTGCTTGCGGGCGTTGTGCATCACGGTGACGGTCACGTGGTCGAAGATGCGCGCGGCCCGCGTCAGCACGTCCATATGGCCGCTGGTGACGGGGTCGAAGGAGCCGGGAAAGACGGCGTTCATGCGGGTCCGATGTTATCCCCTGCGCCGCCGTCCCGCACATACAGCGTCAGGGTATTGCTGCCGTACACCCGCTCCTCGCGCATCCAGCCGGGTTCATCCGGGAGGTGGGTGCGGTCGGGATGCTGCGCCACCAGCAGGCCGCCGGGCGCGACCACTCCCGAGGCGAGCAGCTTCTGCGTCAGCGTGGGGATGTCCTGCACGTAGGGCGGGTCGCTGAACACCACGCCGAACTCGCCCAGGCGTGCCAGCAGGGCCAGCGCGTCGCCCTTCAGCAGGCGGACGGGCAGCCCCAGCAGGCGGCTGTTCTCCTCCAGCGCGCGGACGGCGCGGGCGTCCTTTTCGATCAGCGTCACGTCGTAGCCCCGGCTGGCGGCCTCCAGCCCCACCGCGCCGCTGCCGCCGTGCAGGTCCAGAAAGGTGCCGGACGGTGCCCGGAAAGCCAGCAGGTCGAAAAGGCTCTTGCGGATGCGCGCGCCGCTGGGCCGGGCGCTGTCGGGGACTTTCAGGGCGCGGCCTTTGGCGCTGCCGCCCAGGATTCGGACGCTCACGCAAGGCAGGGTAACGCAAACGCGCCCCGCGCCGCTGAGGGCCGGGGCGTGCTTGCCGCGATAGAGGGGCTACATCTTCGGCATCTGCACGGCGGTACAGGCCACGCCCGGGTCGGCGGGGGTGCCCTGGGTGTCGCTTGCGGTGTGGACGTTGAAGTACGTGGCATTCATCACGTCGGCGCGGGGGGCGCTGCCCATCAGTGTCAGCATGCCGCTGGCGTCGGTCATGCCCACGATCTTGCTGCTCATGATGGCCGGGCCGCCGCTGCTGCACGGGTTGGTACTGGCTGTCCCCTGGTTGTGATAGTGCGCGACATAGTTCTGGTTGGGTTTCAGCCCCATGACTTTCGCCTCGGTCATCACACTGTCGCCGGAGACCTTGCTCATGACCGTTCCGGTGGGGTTCAGGTCCCCCGCCGCCGGCTGCTTGCCGAGGGTGTAGGGGCTGCCGGGCAGCATCATGGTGCAGGACGCGAGAACGAGGGGAAGCGCCAGCGCGGAAAACTTCTTCATGGGTAATCCTCCCTGAATCGGTCGAACTTGAATAAGGTGAACTGCGGGTAGTGTGTCCATAGCCCGGAGAGGCACAGTGTCGGCCACCACGCAATATGGAAGAAATGTAAAGAGGTGCCAGTTTGCCCCAGTTCCCCCTCCAGTCCCGAACTATCCAGGAGTCCACATGTGCCCCACTGCTTCTCCAGCCCCCCTTTCCCCCCAGGCGTTAGAGCGGCGCTCCGTTGCGTGGCCGCATGTCTCAGGCGTCCACTCCACTTCGCGCCGCGCTTTTTGCGCTTCTCGCTTCGCTCGGAAAGGTTGCCAAAAGGCGGCAACCTTTCTGCGCCCCACCCTAGA harbors:
- a CDS encoding superoxide dismutase; amino-acid sequence: MKKFSALALPLVLASCTMMLPGSPYTLGKQPAAGDLNPTGTVMSKVSGDSVMTEAKVMGLKPNQNYVAHYHNQGTASTNPCSSGGPAIMSSKIVGMTDASGMLTLMGSAPRADVMNATYFNVHTASDTQGTPADPGVACTAVQMPKM